The following proteins are encoded in a genomic region of Opisthocomus hoazin isolate bOpiHoa1 chromosome 4, bOpiHoa1.hap1, whole genome shotgun sequence:
- the EFHB gene encoding LOW QUALITY PROTEIN: EF-hand domain-containing family member B (The sequence of the model RefSeq protein was modified relative to this genomic sequence to represent the inferred CDS: inserted 1 base in 1 codon; substituted 1 base at 1 genomic stop codon) has protein sequence MAGRLRPVYEGKFTDGFPDLSAAGKLLPTGDTAANCLAEVLLRPVTPATVQKFRNTTNPAPGVERIFYGRADDPDVASHLTHGIESRSSLSAASLINPLPKTNFQQKIQDKKEAIYFSNRQASLGKSHDQSSMLPKGLDIINTTFGTKVIQDVSAGELINPPKPFEELDKESREGHDLYIVSHNDYYVGKFKNRKYDSPNFSKSFVYGIENPHFKDGRSVSKSLNWLCDLQSXKAAKIVPKQSDDFKEKFQPQLGKVLDPIAETMNVPPGHTFGMLLHPDEYGVGDLLHWRGLCEFLRGTDRERAVLTAVWQSLKKANYENFDLLLEAFRHYGKNGDGMIDKDDLRKSCFQLNLNLDDELLDSLFDYCDLDKDGLINCLEFADFLNWKDKMAIKXFEEKIITEGKKVDAPLLPEDTKRNDEPLLKQKDLVLKELGSSEKTPKMLTRSTDHVFANYQTTYSQCNAVVGGLPTTCYPVCGVPTIRSDIPAPQIRRISDRTNYGDEANAYALLFPSVFSQKGVYERDFFKTRPKAEIAQILCNIGVNISDERFEEIRKQACMKDQNEEVCVESIRSIHGSHTKPSC, from the exons AtggcggggcggctgcggccggTCTACGAGGGGAAGTTCACCGACGGGTTTCCCGACCTGTCGGCC gctggaaagctgcttcccACGGGCGATACGGCTGCGAATTGCCTCGCTGAGGTTTTACTCAG GCCTGTTACTCCAGCTACTGTGCAGAAGTTTCGAAATACAACAAACCCAGCTCCTGGTGTTGAAAGAATATTCTACGGCAGAGCAGATGATCCTGATGTTGCATCTCACTTGACACATGGCATAGAGTCACGTTCTTCACTCAGT GCAGCTTCATTGATAAATCCACTTCCTAAAACTAATTTTCAACAAAAAATACAAGACAAAAAAGAAGCAATCTACTTTAGTAATCGTCAAGCGTCCTTGGGCAAATCACATGATCAATCTTCTATGTTACCTAAGGGCTTGGATATAATTAATACTACGTTTGGAACAAAAGTCATCCAAG ATGTATCAGCTGGAGAGCTTATAAATCCACCAAAACCTTTTGAGGAACTGGATAAAGAATCCAGAGAAGGACATGACCTGTACATTGTATCACACAATGATTATTATGTGGGTAAATTCAA AAATAGGAAGTATGACTCGCCAAACTTCAGCAAGTCTTTTGTTTATGGAATAGAAAACCCTCACTTTAAAGATGGGCGAAGTGTATCCAAATCCTTAAATTGGCTCTGTGATCTGCAATCATAA aaagcagcaaaaaTTGTACCAAAACAAAGTGATGATTTCAAGGAAAAATTTCAACCTCAGCTTGGAAAAGTCCTTGATCC TATAGCAGAAACTATGAATGTTCCCCCAGGCCATACATTTGGAATGTTACTCCATCCAGATGAATATG GAGTTGGTGATCTTCTTCACTGGCGAGGTCTGTGTGAGTTCCTCCGTGGTACAGACAGAGAGAGAGCTGTCTTGACTGCAGTTTGGCAGAGTTTGAAGAAAGCTAACTATGAGAATTTTGACCTGTTACTAGAAGCATTCAGGCATTATGGTAAG AATGGTGATGGAATGATAGACAAGGATGACCTGCGAAAGTCCTGTTTTCAGCTTAACCTGAATCTAGATGATGAGCTCCTTGATTCCTTGTTTGACTATTGTGATTTGGATAAAGATGGTCTGATTAATTGTCTGGAGTTTGCAGACTTTCTGAACTGGAAAGACAAAATGGCTATta actttgaagaaaaaataattacagagg GGAAAAAAGTAGATGCTCCTCTTCTGCCTGAAGACACAAAAAGAAATGATGAACCACTGCTGAAGCAGAAAGATCTTGTGTTAAAAGAACTGGGAAGCTCAGAGAAGACACCAAAAATGCTTACAAGATCAACAGATCATGTATTTGCAAATTATCAGACAACTTATTCTCAGTGTAATGCTGTGGTAGGTGGTCTCCCAACAACTT GTTATCCAGTGTGTGGTGTTCCAACTATTCGTTCAGATATTCCTGCTCCTCAAATTCGCCGTATCAGTGACAGAACTAATTATGGTGATGAGGCCAATGCTTATGCGTTACTGTTCCCTTCTGTCTTCAGTCAAAAGGGAGTGTACGAAAGAGACTTTTTTAAAACAAGGCCAAAGGCAGAG ATTGCACAAATTCTTTGCAACATTGGTGTGAACATTTCAGATGAAAGGTTTGAAGAGATACGGAAGCAAGCCTGTATGAAAGATCAGAACGAAGAAGTTTGTGTAGAAAGCATCAGGAGCATACATGGATCACACACAAAACCCAGTTGCTAA